The genomic stretch GAACGTTCAAGGAGCGTGTATATGCAGCCTGGGAAGAAGCCGCAGGTCCAGAAATCTGCTTCGCGCTCTTCATAGTGGCCTTGTCCCGGGCCGGTCTGAGGTACAGTGTGTGGGTAGGATTGTAAAGGAGCCTGAATGTGTAAGCAAGGTTACTTGGTTAGTCGTTCAATCTGTAGAAGAAGGAGATATACCTTTTGCTTCAGACCTCGTTGTGCTACCTGTATGATTTTGGCAGCTACATTTTCAGAGTAGATTGCGCCGAGGTCTACGCCCTTTACACTATACGTTTTGGTTAGAAAACCACCCAATAGCTGTCGAGATAGATACAAGGTATACTCACATCGCAGCTTTCGGTGCCGGTCTCACGCTTTGTGCCATACTACCCAATAGAGAAACACGTAGTTGCGAGCTTGAGCGATGATTGGAAAATACGTTCAAGTGATGAGCTTCTGTCTATAGCTTTGATCTGCACTTGTACTGCACGACAACTATTCTTCACAAAATCCGTGGAGAAACGTCTCTCGCTACTCTAGTATGTGCAGAAGAAAATATCAGGTCACTTCTTTTTTTTGGCGCGTAAAATCGAGTTTAGTGATACGCAAGCCTCGGCGACGTATCTCTCGGCAAAGGGTCATTTCGCGGCGAGGGCGGGTGGATAGCAGGCTAAAGTTAAGATCCCCTTTGTACCGATGCCCGATGCCCGTTACCCGGCCGCTACCAACTTTAACTCGATAACATCTGCTGCCTAACTCTTGGAAATAGCTCATGTCTGCACTGCTCCTGCTTACCCCGTGGACGGCCTTCCAGAAGAGGAACTTGATCCTGGTCACCTATAGCTCCCGGAAGCTCGACTATGAATGCTAAATTCGAGGTTGACAAGCGGGGTTGGGCAACGATGCAGGGCGATACTAAGTATAACGTACTAGGTTTCGTATGGCCTGTCATGGCAGGACACCAGAGTCTTCACCATTCCTAGCGCCGTTGTATCTGCACAAGCAGTGGTGTGGTGGAGAGAGCATACGTAAATATTCGAAAACCCTACTATGTGCGTATCTCATGATGGATCTGGTGCCTCTGCTTGAATCATCTCTAGACTTTCCCAGCTCTTTGACAGCTATGAGGTCATCGAATCCGTCATCAGGGTGAATTCCAAACTTCGAACCCTAAAGTAGTAGGTAACAAGCCATATGCAGATGGAAGGGTTGGCCCGTTGCCGATCCCCCATGTTTCCTTCCGTGGGGCGTTTCCATTCACAATGGTATTTGCTGGAATCCTTCAATCTCAAAGGAACCTTGGAAGATACTAGGGGCATCCATAATCTAGTAATACTGTGAACTCCCGAGGTCCCCATCGACATTCATAGTCGGGTCTGTTTAGTACTAGAAAGTTTAAGTTCATGTAAGCTGTCAGGCATATGAAATGGCAGGTTCCGTTTTCGCGTTAATGCTTGGGGATGCCCTGGCACGACATACTATTTCCCACCCACACCTCTCTCTCAGCGCACAAGCAAGAAGTGCGACCAGCGCGGTCTGCTCAACCGGATGATCTACTATAACAGTGAATGCATGCGTTAAAACTGAACACAGCTGGAGGTAAACGATGAACCGAATAATTTCGGTCGCTTTTCAAAATGTACGTCTCGGTACACCAAATCAAAAACACATCCCAAACCTCGCTCCTTCGCCCCGCATCTCCTCCATAAGTCTGGGAGTCTTACCGCAGATGGGCAAAGTTCTAGCCCCAGGATATCTAGCTTGAATTTCCCCCGCACTCGGCCATCCCAAAACAGAATCGTCCCGATGTCCGCCCGTGCGCCTGTCCGTCAGCCGTCACATCCCAACCACGCCACAGCTACGCGTCTGGTCGACCGACATTGAGGTTTATAAACCAATGTCGCGTTCCCAGCAAAACGGACCCATATTAGTGTCATCTAGATCGCACCGAGGTCGTACCGACTGGCGAAGAAATTTTACATTGATACATCGACATGCCAAGCATCCAACCTCACGATGAAAGTCCTGGAGTTGTCAATAGAACTGGCGAATTTGACACCAGTGTGATTGCGCCTGCAGAGGCGCCGAAGCGGTCGCCATGGAAGGCGTGGATGTATCTTTGGGAATGGTATCCCAAGCACTATCCTgaggaggagagaaagtTGTTGCGGAAGATGGACGCGTGTCTCCTGACTTTTTGCTCTTTCATGTGTGAGTTTCTGGAGTGGTCGGCGTTGCGCCTCGCAGCTAATCATCTCAGTCTTTCTCAAATGGCTCGACTCGTCAAACATAAAAAACGCCTATGTGTCTGGGATGAAAGAGGAACTCAACCTGCGAGGCAACGAGTACTCGCTCTTTGACACCTTTTACAACGTTGGCTATCTCGTGTTCCAAGTACCATCTCTACTGATTCTATCGCGACCAAAACTTGCCAGGTACTACCTACCGACTATGGAGGTACTCTGGTCAATTGTGACCTTTTGCCAAAGCCAGATGCGAAATCAACACGACATCTATGGCACCCGGTTTTTGATGGGCTTGCTCGAGACGCCTGTCGCATCCGGTACGACATTCGTTCTTGGCTCTTGGTACAGGCCCGAGGAAGTCTTCAAGCGTACCGGAGTGTGGTACGTGTCGAACAACATTGCCGTCATGTTTGGTGGTTACCTGCAAGCCGCTGCCTACAACAATCTCAATGGGCAAGTATAGTCGACCCACAGACCATATTTACTTCTAACAACTCATGATAGCGTCCATGGTATGGCTGGATGGCGCTGGCTGTTCATTATTGACGGAGTAATTTCACTCCCTATCGCGCTAGCCGGGTACCTCATCTTCCCTGGCCTGCCCAGTAGTACGAAGCCTTGGTGGCTTACGCCAAAAGAACATGAACTTGCCCGTACGCGTATGGCGAGAGCTGGAGTTGCACCTAGCCAGGATCTGAGCTGGACTGTCGCAAAGCGCACTTTCCTACGCTGGGAGTTTTACATGGGCGTTCTCTGCTATACCTTGTAAGGCAGTTCATCCCAGACATTTTCTGAGTAGATACTAACCCAAACATAGTTTCTTATCCTCCTCGTATCCCCACGGCCAAATGGCAATCTGGCTCAAAGATCTCGCCGCCAAAACCCCTGGCGCCTACACCATTGCCCAGATCAACACGATTCCTACTGGCGCCCAAGGTGTTTCCGTCTTTGCCGCCTTACTCGCCACCTCGCTTTGCATGGTCTACCCACTGTGGACCGTCTTCTCTATCGTGCAAACCATCTACATAGTCGCCAACATATCGCTTTTGATTTGGAACATCCCCAAGGGCTATCACTTTGCCTGCTACTATCTCCTCGGAGTCTCTGCAGCCATAACACCCATTCTCATGCCCTTCATCAACATGGCGCTTCGCGACGATGCTGAAGCGCGTGCTGTCACTGTGGGAGCTATGTTTACAGGTGGCTGGGCAGTATCTTCATTCTACCCCATCACAGTGTTTCCGATTGTCGAGGGCCCCAAGTGGACCAAGGGGTACGCTGTAAACATCTGCTTCATCGTAGGTTGCTGGAGCACATTTCTGGTCATGCAGTACCTGTACAAGAAGAGCGAAAACAAGAAAGCCGCTAGGCAGGTGAGGGAGGTATCAAAGGACTCGGAAGACGCATCAGGTGTGGACGTCAAGACCATGGTGGAAACTGAGCACACCGAAGTCGGGAAATAAAAGGTGATTACGTCATACGTGGCACCCgattgttgttgttgtacaaGATACATTGAATCCTTGAATGAAAAAAATAATGGAGTATCGTGTTCTGTCTCACTTCAATGTACCATGTCTCACTACAGCCGTGTTTGCACGTACGTAGCATAACCTGCTGCCACCTCTCCCCCATCCCCATATGAATATTGCTTCGACTTGGACAGATTCCCTATGTTACGCAAGGACGAATAAAAGAATTAGCAGCAGCATCCAAAATGTCTCCCGAACCCCGACAGATACCCAGTGTCCGAGTGCAAACCCCAGATTCAGATTCAGCTCTAGACAGTCTTGATCCAGCAAACTACTCACAGCGTACCTTTCATCTCCCCCGGCGCGTTTATACCTCACACCACTCACCCTCCTACACGCGCATCATCCGACTAGAAGGCCAGATACTGAGTCTAATCTCCATCCTCCGGTTTCACCTACGCTATGCAGCTTATCCCGCGGACACGGCGCTATCAGCACTGAGATTAGGTTCTTTGCCCATGTATTTTAACGCTATCGAGGAGCTAGTCGACCACATCGAGCACGGTATGGATTGCAGTCGAGTGTACAATGCAGGCGATCTCGTTCATCTAGCTCAAAAGCGGTATTTTCGCCGTGTGAAGAGGCAGTGTGGAGCGAGGGAAGCGGAAAAAGAGGGACATTGGCCCAAGGTGCTTTGGTTTGCGGAGTTGCAGAGGATCCTTGAAGATGAGGATTTGAGCGTTGGTGAAGCGCTAAGGTGTGGGTGGGAGTGGTTTATGGAACGTGATGGGTTTCCGGCAAAGTACGGCGGCGTGGGGGAGTGGGTTTTGGGGTGGTGGGAATTGGATGGGGAGAAACAGGAGGAGTTTTGTGAGGTGTTCGATATCACTGGAGAAGTTCTGAAGTCTATGGCGCAGAATGTGGAGGGTATGTCGTTGCGGGGTTCCGAGGTTCTGAGCCATGAGAAGGGGGCCTGCGCTCAAGTCTTCGTCTCACAGAAACGGGTCCTGGATGTGTTGATGCCGCTCATGCTCAATCCATCGAAGCAGAATCTGGGAAATTGTCCGCTATGCCATGAGGCGTTGTTGAAGAAAGATGTGGGAACTAGGAACGGGAAACGCCCTGTGGAGATTCTTTGTGGACATGTCTTCCACTTCTCTTGTATCAAACGACATTTCACGGCTCCAGATACTTGGATCTGCCCAGGCTGTAACAGAAACCTTTTAACAACATTACCTCAACCCACAACTCCCTCTGAGGTTCTCGGCAGTTGCGACAAGGTTCTTAGATGGATGGATGCGCCGGCTCAAATCACTCTCCCGACAGAACCGCACTCGTACCTTGCCAAGTTGGCGCTCGTCTTTGAGCCAGCACAGATGATATGCGACAACCTTCACAACTGGTTCAATGTTCCAATGGATTCTTATACAGAGTTGTTGAAATTTTCTGATTTGGCATTGTATCTCGCGCGCGATCGGCTGGAGGCCGCCATCCGAGGCGATGTTGTAATGTTTCGCGATATTGTAGCGAGACAGTTACAAGTGGGGGCGCGAATCGAGTGGTTGGAATTTCTTGAGAGATGTCATCCTAATTCACCATCGGTGTGGTAGGTTGTGCTTGTAGACCATGATATTGCTCTGTCTATAGTAGTGGCTAGCGATCCTATAATTAGCTGAAGTATCGGTATGATTGCAGGATCGTGACAACTGCGTACTTGATCTTTCTTTTACTAGCATTTTCGAAGACCTGGAATGCCTACTGACGCGATCGACGATTCACCAATGTTTAGCGTTGTTTGTAGAGCTTCGTAATCATGAACAGGTCTCGCCATCATGAGTGTAATTCAATTGCCTGTTCGGTTGTTGCCCTTGATTTTTTTTATCTTTCTCTTACTTCTTTTTCCCCTCTATTCAGTGTAGTGAATGGTTCTGACGGGCCACTGTTCGAAGACTCCGAGATAAACGAACCCTGAAGGTATGTAGGCGCGTGGGAAGTCACGGAATTTTGACGTGGGTGCGATCGTATTGTGGAGACCTCATCGTGACCTCGCCACATGACGTTGCTAAAATCGATCATAGAAATTCAAGTTTTGCATGTTGAATAGCGTGCTTAGAAGCAACAATCCGATGTTTTCTCAGTATGATGCATCTCTGTCGTGTTGGCGTTACACTTCGCATCCAATGAGCCATTCGCACCATCAGCCCTGCAGATCCACAGCCCCGCATGTCTCCCGGATCTACAGTGCGGTCCACTCACACGCGCCCCAGCTTACCTTTGCATATGCCAACATCGTGAAGTGTTGTTTACGAGGAGGGGCAACCAACAAAGTGGGCGTATTCTGACTTTCCTTTCCGATCGGCTTCCTATTATAGAAATCCGGTAAGATAGGCCTGATCATCTGCAGCGGCGCACGGTACCTAAGTGTACGTAGATTCCCAACAAATGGCGGGCCGGCTTTGCCGCGGAAGTTACGATGCTTTGTTCTCCAGCCAAGGTGTTGGAATGAGAAGGACGCGTATGAGCTGTGCTTACATCATGCCTATCTTGTGGAACTTGAAATACCCCCAACACCCAGTCTCTTTTTGACTTACAGCAGAAGTTCTTCGTTGTTCTTGTTCTTACACTCTCCATTCCCATTCCTCAGTGAACACCACAAAAATGGCATCTATTTGCACCTCAAGAATGTTGCTACGCCGCTTTGTGCGTCCAGCTCCTCCTGCTTTCCGCTTACGGCCCCTCTCAACCCCACTTCAACGCCGAGCTTTTGCCTCACACCAAGATGCAACCTACCCCAAAGTTCCGTACGAGAAAGCTGAAAATGTTGGAGGGAAGAAGTTCAGCCAATTCAATCTTGCGGGAAAGGTGTTCGTAGTTACAGGTGCAGCATGCCGTCCTCCTCCCATTTATAGATCAAGTACTACTCCTTTGTAACAAATGTTGACACATGAGCAGGTGGAGGTCGTGGCTTGGGATTGTGTATGGCTGAAGGGCTCGCAGAAGCCGGCGGCATAGTCCATTGCCTGGATCGATTGCCGGAGCCTCCCAAAGCTTTCGAAGAAGCTCAGGCGCGACTCAAGAGGAACTACAATTCGAGTCTTGTATACCACAACATGAATGTTACGGATGAGGAGGCTATGCGAAAGTGTATTGCAGATATTGCGGCTGAGAACCAGCGCCTAGATGGACTTATTGCAGGTAAGGGGGTCTCCGATCCAACGGAAGCTACTCACTGACTGCTTTGACGTACAGCTGCCGGGGTTCAGCAAGTGACATCTGCGCTTGACTTTAAGAAAGAGGATATTGCGAAGATGTTGGAAGTCAACTATACCGGCGTATTCCTGGCAGCCCGGGAGTGCGCCCGTCAGATGCTGCAGTACAAGATCCAGGGCTCTATTTGTCTGATAGCATCGATGTCTGGAACCATTGCGAACCGAGGCTTCATCGCTCCTGTTTATAACTCCTCGAAGGCTGCTGTGGTTCAGCTGGCGCGCAACCTAGCCATGGAGTGGGGTAGGAAAAATCCAGACGGCTCCGGCGGCATCCGAGTCAACTCGCTAAGTCCTGGCCATATCGTTACACCCATGGTACAAGCAAACTTCGATGCAGGCGAGGCCAATCGAGAAGAGTGGGAGAATAATAGCATGCTCGGCAGGTTGAGCACGCCGGAGGAGTACAAGGCAGTAGGTCTTTTCATGTTGAGCAAGGCAAGCAGTTACATGACCGGACATGACCTGAAGATCGATGGTGGCACAACTGCATGGTAAAACAGCTGTTGTTGCTCGCTGGTGACAGCTTTTTGCGCGTTCAGAGCGACGAGTCCGGCGTTTATATGAGTACCAGTTGCCGATGAATCATGATATAGTCGGGGGGATGCCTCGAAGAAGTAGCATACCAATACATGCTTTCGATAGAAAAGGTTTTGATGCTTAGAGAGAGTGATGGTTTTATGATGGTTTTGATGGTTGAAGCATTTGAACTGATGAGGGTGCGTTCCTGCCAATCGCTCCACAGGGTCCATACGCACCTTCCCGCATCCGTTCTAGCGTACAATCGGACCATCTGTCCTCCTGCGCGCTCTCCCGACAGCTGTACACTTCGCGAGACTACCAGAGCACGACACATTGAGCTTGCAAGCGCTGCAGCTCTCACGTTTGATACCCACGACTCCAATTCATCATGGAACGGTTAGCGCGAATCCTCAGCGGCGTGCTGCTCTTCATCCTCCCCCTCGCCGCGGCCCTCAAATTCGACCTTCATCCCGTCTCAGCACACGACTCTGCCAAGTACGAACGATGCATTAGGAACTTTGTTGCAAGAGAACAGTTGGTTGTTGTTACGGCAATTCTCGATGGATATAGGGGAGACGGACAGAGAGTGGACATGCATGTACGTTGCAGTTGTGTGGAATTTACATTCACGTTACTTCACACATGAGATCACACGTTTGCACGAAGAGTTGCTGACAACAGTAAATTAGATTCGCGACGCAATGGGCAATGACTACCACCGACCCAAGGACGTAGTTGGCGAGAACCGCTACGCATTTACCTCGCACGAAGACTCGGCCTTTGATGTCTGCTTCGAAAACATCTTCACGACATCATCGTCTTCCAAAGCCATCACCCCACGCCACGTCGAACTTGACATTGACATTGGCGCCGACGCCAAGGACTGGAACACCATCTCCGCCACTGAGAAGCTGAAGCCCGTAGAAGCGGAGCTCAGGAGAATCGAAGAAGTTGTAGGCGAGATTGTGACTGAGATGGACTACCTGAGGAGCCGAGAGCAAAAGCTGAGGGACACCAACGAGAGCACAAACGAAAGAGTCAAGTGGTTTGCGCTGGGCACCATGGGTATGCTTGTGGGACTTGGTGCATGGCAGGTTGTGTACCTCAGGGCATACTTCAGGAGCAAGCATCTTATCTAGATGTAACCCAATGAGAATGAAGGAGTTGGGCTGCCTTGGAAGGCGTTATTTGATTAAAGAGATACTAGGGAAGGCTAAAAGGATGGTTGTGTATGAACAAGAGTATGGAAGCGTTATTGGTTGCATACTCTATACGGCGACTGGAGAGGCGTTGGTGGGGATTTTATATCAACATTTCAAATCATGTGTGCACCAATCTGAGAACCATTACTTTGAAATCTCTTAGCGCTTACAATTTGGTGCTACCCAACTGTACCACTACAGTGCGGAGCCATTCCGTTCGTCTATCAGCAACACGCGGTTATGTTATGTAGCAAAACCTGTTCATCAAAGCTACATTAAAAGCACAAAAACCACTATTTAATTCATGGCTTTATTGAGAACATCCATCATTGCAACCACTAGCCACCCCCAAGTCATACTTTCACTATCTAAACCCACCCAAGAAATGCGCAACCAGATTGAGGCCACACTCCTTCGTGATTGCACCTGTATCGTTTGCATTCATTTGATGATGTTTGATCCGAAAAGAGATCAGTCAACGGCATTGTACCCCAAGAACACAAAAGCACGCGTGGTTGTACCATGGGTAAGAATGAGCAGAGAATGAATGTGTGATATTTCTTGTGATCGTGACCAAATGAGTGTGATGTGCCTCATACACAGCAGTCGAGATAAACTCGACAACAAAGTGTCGCCTAAGCGTAAAGAGTGACATGTTCATGGAAAacaaaaaagagtgtataTGTACATGAAAAGCAGAAGAAACGAGTGTGAGGAGGCATCACGCCTGGTATTGGCTGCAAATGTCGTCTTTACCTCCTTACACAGTGACGTACTCGTAGATAACCGAAGTGACGTACGCCGTCTGGGGATCAGCCGGTTTCGTTGGTCTGGGCGACACCTTTGCGAAAGACATTGTCCTGGTGGTAGAAGGCGTGGATTGTGATGTCGGCGATGCTGAAGATACTTCCACAACAGAAGACGCACTGATGACACCAGATGTGGGTACAGATGTGAATGCgccagaagaagaagcggCGCTCAAGTGCTGTGTGACAGTGGACTTGATCAAAGACGTTTCAGTCTTGATATCGAGCACTGGAGCCGCGCCCCCACCAATCGCAGCATTCGTGGCATTCTTCCACTCAAACTCTCCAGTTGCGGGATTGTAAATTCCGCTGCTCTGGCCTGCGGGAAGTGTCGAGTTTGTACCATCTAGGCCAGGTCCATTATACACAGGTGGGTTACCATGTATCTCCTCGTTGTACTCGATTTGCCCGTTCCAAGTAGGCACTTCGGTGTCTGATTTGGGGATGCTGACTGGGACGTTGAACACGGTGACGTTCAGACCGGCAGGCGGGTTGGTACGCGGAATCTCCGTGTAATCGAGGGCTTGGATACGCCAACTGAACTTCTCTTTGAGATAGGCTGCAACTGTTTCCTTGTCCAAGCTCTTCAGCTCACCAGATGCATGCTTTTGCGCAAGCTTCTCTGTCAGCACGATGTTACCCGTGGTGACGACAGAAGAGCTCATGCGAGGAGAAGACATGGAGGCAATCTGACCCACATAGTTGGGGTCTGTAGGCCAGTCAACTGGGTTGGTACTGGGCTCGCCCAAGAAGGCGCGAACAGAGTAGGAGATCTTGATGTCGGTGGGCAAGTTGACTTGGCATAGCCAGTCTGTGGCCTGAGCAGTGGCATTGGTAGAGTTTCCTCCTGGAACAGGATGTGTCGCGTTGATGTTGCTCAGACCCTGAGTCTTGGGTTTGTATAACCGGTTAATAGACGAAGTAAGTGTCGCATTGTCCGGGTTGTTGGCGACTTCAGGGTAGGTGTATCCAAACGAAGTCCAATTACGGGATGTGGTGGAAGTCCACATGTCACCAAGAGCATTCATATGAAATGGAGCTAGTGGCGATGCTGTTCCGAGGACACTGCCTCTGGCCACAGCGAAAGATCCTGTCGCTTGTTTGGCATCTTCAATCCATGTATCAGGGTAGCGAGCTTGGTATATAGCCAAGATTCGATCAATGTTGCAGTGATGAAACCAAAAGACCGCGTCAAATGCCGACACTTCGACAACGCCCATGTGCCCGAGGCCGAAAACGTTATGTAGCCCGTCATGGAGCGTCTCGACGTTACCGATAGTTCCACCGCTAGCCTTGTTACTCACTTGGCTGAAGGGTTGATAGATGGTCAATAGCTTGTAGAGCATGTCGCGGAGACTGGGCTGCTGTTTTCCTACTCGGACGTTCACTTCGACATCACGGCTAGTGGCGTTGACAGCATATGGGTGAAGCGGATAGCGGATAGTGTGACCCCAGTCTTTGAATCGGAATTCGCTCTGATGGCATGTCAGTATGCACACTCCGTAGTAAGATGCCAATCTTTCGGAGAACGTGGGGATTGGAAAGATAAACATACCAAGGGAGCAAAGTCTTCGCTTTTGAGTGGGTGAAAGTCATAGCGGTATAGAGGGTTGCGGATTTCCCCTACAGTTCCGTTCGGAAAAGTGACTGTGACCGTATGACAACGAAGACTTTCTGGCATCACGCCCTCTTGGGGGTTTGGCGGGTCCATTGCCCAGTCCCAGTATGGAAGACGCACTCGAGCCGCGATTGCCAGAGCCCTATTACGGGCCTCGCCAATGGGGTACTCGTGAGCGATTTCCACAGCACGGTCATGGAGGATCTGCTCGAAGAGCGCAAGGTATGGCCGATGCCACGTTCCGAAGATGTTGGATGTATGAGGACAGTAACCCATCATCTCCTGGCCAGGTTGCCCCTTCACCTTGTCCCACTGCCCAAAAGGCGCCCCGTGAATACCTAAAACTTGTTAATGATTATCCTGATATGTTGATCGATATCCATACCGGCTACCTGGTAGTAAGATGTCTTCTCAGATTGGTCCATAGCTTGGAACCGAGAGAACGCTTGCAAGAACATATTCCATAGCTCCCTGTCCTTTTGGAGCTCACGAAGCTCCTGTCTCGGCTGCACCCCGGTTCCTTGCACGCCGACAACACTGAAGTAGCTGTCGTCTGGCTTGGCAACTCCACACGAAGGGCCATTGGTTGAGTTGGAAGCGGCTTGGGCGCTTGCTAGAAGCGAAAGTGAGATGGCAAATACAGTCAAGGAAGAAAAGAATGACTTCATCGTGGCCAGCCGGTAAAGAATGAAATGGATCTTCAAGATCTGAATGAATGTAAGGTGCAACGAGTTGCGGAAAAGAATGGATGTCACTAGGACCGAAAGAAAGACTGAGCAAGCGATGCTGTGAATGGCGTTCGTAGAGCAGCATGGCCGAGTGTATAAGAAGTTCGTAAAATGAACGGCTTCCCAGAAAATTCACTGCCCCGCTCCTTGTGCGTGACGTCTTGAGCCCTGCCGCGGTCATTCATGCAATAGAGCTTTACGGGTGCCCACAGGCATTCGTCACAACGAATATGGTGTTGTTTGCCATACAATCCTAGTAGCGGTGATGTTTGAAACATGTTTATCTTCTTCGCATAAACAAGGCGAGGAGGGGTAGAGCCAAAGGACTTCACGAATCAGAGACGCAAGACAATAGGATACGGTATATGCTCCGAGTTGCCGGTGTCAAACAGGAATCCTGTCCCAGACGTGACGATATCTCTGCTTAATCGGCGCAGCCTCAAATTTACTTCGACACAACCGAAATTGATAGAGTGTTGGAAGTCACGAATTTGTGGTGCGATCATGAGTGACTTTACAAAGATAACCCAAAA from Pyrenophora tritici-repentis strain M4 chromosome 1, whole genome shotgun sequence encodes the following:
- a CDS encoding ProP, Permease major facilitator superfamily, producing MPSIQPHDESPGVVNRTGEFDTSVIAPAEAPKRSPWKAWMYLWEWYPKHYPEEERKLLRKMDACLLTFCSFMFFLKWLDSSNIKNAYVSGMKEELNLRGNEYSLFDTFYNVGYLVFQVPSLLILSRPKLARYYLPTMEVLWSIVTFCQSQMRNQHDIYGTRFLMGLLETPVASGTTFVLGSWYRPEEVFKRTGVCVHGMAGWRWLFIIDGVISLPIALAGYLIFPGLPSSTKPWWLTPKEHELARTRMARAGVAPSQDLSWTVAKRTFLRWEFYMGVLCYTFFLSSSYPHGQMAIWLKDLAAKTPGAYTIAQINTIPTGAQGVSVFAALLATSLCMVYPLWTVFSIVQTIYIVANISLLIWNIPKGYHFACYYLLGVSAAITPILMPFINMALRDDAEARAVTVGAMFTGGWAVSSFYPITVFPIVEGPKWTKGYAVNICFIVGCWSTFLVMQYLYKKSENKKAARQVREVSKDSEDASGVDVKTMVETEHTEVGK
- a CDS encoding HRD1, HRD ubiquitin ligase complex, ER membrane component, with the protein product MSPEPRQIPSVRVQTPDSDSALDSLDPANYSQRTFHLPRRVYTSHHSPSYTRIIRLEGQILSLISILRFHLRYAAYPADTALSALRLGSLPMYFNAIEELVDHIEHGMDCSRVYNAGDLVHLAQKRYFRRVKRQCGAREAEKEGHWPKVLWFAELQRILEDEDLSVGEALRCGWEWFMERDGFPAKYGGVGEWVLGWWELDGEKQEEFCEVFDITGEVLKSMAQNVEGMSLRGSEVLSHEKGACAQVFVSQKRVLDVLMPLMLNPSKQNLGNCPLCHEALLKKDVGTRNGKRPVEILCGHVFHFSCIKRHFTAPDTWICPGCNRNLLTTLPQPTTPSEVLGSCDKVLRWMDAPAQITLPTEPHSYLAKLALVFEPAQMICDNLHNWFNVPMDSYTELLKFSDLALYLARDRLEAAIRGDVVMFRDIVARQLQVGARIEWLEFLERCHPNSPSVW
- a CDS encoding FabG, Dehydrogenase with different specificities (related to short-chain alcohol dehydrogenase), with protein sequence MNVTDEEAMRKCIADIAAENQRLDGLIAAAGVQQVTSALDFKKEDIAKMLEVNYTGVFLAARECARQMLQYKIQGSICLIASMSGTIANRGFIAPVYNSSKAAVVQLARNLAMEWGRKNPDGSGGIRVNSLSPGHIVTPMVQANFDAGEANREEWENNSMLGRLSTPEEYKAVGLFMLSKASSYMTGHDLKIDGGTTAW
- a CDS encoding EMP24-GP25L domain containing protein; this encodes MERLARILSGVLLFILPLAAALKFDLHPVSAHDSAKYERCIRNFVAREQLVVVTAILDGYRGDGQRVDMHIRDAMGNDYHRPKDVVGENRYAFTSHEDSAFDVCFENIFTTSSSSKAITPRHVELDIDIGADAKDWNTISATEKLKPVEAELRRIEEVVGEIVTEMDYLRSREQKLRDTNESTNERVKWFALGTMGMLVGLGAWQVVYLRAYFRSKHLI
- a CDS encoding tyrosinase, with product MKSFFSSLTVFAISLSLLASAQAASNSTNGPSCGVAKPDDSYFSVVGVQGTGVQPRQELRELQKDRELWNMFLQAFSRFQAMDQSEKTSYYQVAGIHGAPFGQWDKVKGQPGQEMMGYCPHTSNIFGTWHRPYLALFEQILHDRAVEIAHEYPIGEARNRALAIAARVRLPYWDWAMDPPNPQEGVMPESLRCHTVTVTFPNGTVGEIRNPLYRYDFHPLKSEDFAPLSEFRFKDWGHTIRYPLHPYAVNATSRDVEVNVRVGKQQPSLRDMLYKLLTIYQPFSQVSNKASGGTIGNVETLHDGLHNVFGLGHMGVVEVSAFDAVFWFHHCNIDRILAIYQARYPDTWIEDAKQATGSFAVARGSVLGTASPLAPFHMNALGDMWTSTTSRNWTSFGYTYPEVANNPDNATLTSSINRLYKPKTQGLSNINATHPVPGGNSTNATAQATDWLCQVNLPTDIKISYSVRAFLGEPSTNPVDWPTDPNYVGQIASMSSPRMSSSVVTTGNIVLTEKLAQKHASGELKSLDKETVAAYLKEKFSWRIQALDYTEIPRTNPPAGLNVTVFNVPVSIPKSDTEVPTWNGQIEYNEEIHGNPPVYNGPGLDGTNSTLPAGQSSGIYNPATGEFEWKNATNAAIGGGAAPVLDIKTETSLIKSTVTQHLSAASSSGAFTSVPTSGVISASSVVEVSSASPTSQSTPSTTRTMSFAKVSPRPTKPADPQTAYVTSVIYEYVTV